GTGCATCATAATCGTAACCGTCGCGATTAATGTCGGCGAACTGAGTTGAGACATTATGGGTCCAGCGCCCGTCAAGCAGTTCCACTTCGGCGCGCACCAAGCCATAAATCGCCTGGGAGCGTACAAAGGAGCCCGGTGAATCGATGCTGTAGCCGAAAGTCGGTGATCCGCTGCGATAGTCACTGTTGTTAAAATCAAGATCGCTCCAGCTGTAGCGCCCGACGGCTATCAACCTTGCATTGGGCGCAACGTCCCATCGGATCTTGAACGATGCGGCGATGGTGTCCCGACCCAGATCGCGCGTGCCACCGATGGCATCAGGAACACCGTCAGTGCTGACCAGCGATGCAGTCAAGGCGTAGTCGAGATTGCCGGACACACCAGCAATCCGCGCGCCCGCGTTGACGCTATTCCATGACCCCACCTCGGCGCGCAAACGCAGTCCCGGTGCCTCTGCCCCCGAACCGGTGATATAATGGATAACGCCGCCGATCGCGTCCGATCCGTATAATGCGCTTTGTTGTCCTCGCAGCACCTCGATCCGCGCACCGTCATCGGCAATGAGGGTGCCGAAATCAAACTCACCATGATAGGGGTCGGACACCTCAATGCCATCGACCAGCACCAGCGTATGGTCACCTTCGGCACCGCGCATACGAATCTGCGTCAGGCCGGCGATGCGGTTGACAGCTAGGCCGGGGACATCGCGCAAAATATCCGAAACATTGCGCGTCTGGCGATCGGCGAGCGTCCGGGCATCAAGCAGGGTGACCGATCCACCCACCAGGTCATAGGCGATGCCATCCCCCAAACGGTCGGCGGTAACGACGATGTTGTCCGCGCGCGCATCCTTACTGTTATCGGCGTGTTCACCCTCATTGGCGTGAGCGGCGGTGGCAAGCGCCAGCAAAGCTGAGCTGGCACAAATAGTAATACAGGTCTTCATAGCAGAAACGACTAAGCCCCTGGCACCTCAAGCGACATTGGTGGCAGGAGCGTCCGCGCGAACGGTCGACACAGGCCGACGGGCGGGTGCCAAGATGACACTCGCCGACCCATGACGATGCGGCTCCCGCCGCTCGTTCGTCGCTCAGACGAAATCGTTTCGCGCCACGGCCAGTCCCTGAGCCAAGGCATGAGCGACATGCGCCGGTCGGTCTCCTGGCTCACGGGTCATCGTTTGAAATGCACCTTCCCGGTCGATCCAATTTTTATCGTCCAGTGGCTGTGTATCCGCAAGGAACCACACGCATATCGCACTCGCCGCATACAGTTACAGGGATAGCCTCAGCTTAAAGCAAATTCATGCTTGCACTGTGTTCCCGGTACCGACGCAATCGTGTCGGGCCGCACGAGGCAACCCGACGCTGCAGCCGATAGGAGGGCCCAGTTTTCAATTCAAGTATTTTCACGCGCTTACATATTGCAACGGCTCGCTACGCTATCCGAATGTGCATCGGGTTTTCGGTTGTAGTTCCCTTATCTGGTTTAATCTCGAAACGGCCGGCGTAGGGAGTGACCGCAATGTTGGAGTTACCGGACAGGCAGCTTCCCGCGGGTCAATGCGATTACCGGCCCTTGGTTAGGCCGAAGGCCGGCATGGGACTAGATGTCAGTTCGCTCGGATAAGGTCAGGGCATCGTCCACGTCTACGCCCAGATATCTGACAGTGTTCTCAATATTGGTATGTCCAAGCAAGATTTGCACGGCGCGCAGGTTACCGGTCGCTTTGTAGATTAGCGACGCCTTGGTTCGTCGCATTGAATGTGTCCCATATTCTCTAGAATTGAGACCAACAGTTGTGACCCATTCATCCACCAGGCGAGCATATTGCCGTGTGCTCAGATGGCCCATGTAATCAATCCGGCTGGGGAACACGAAATCGACGGTCGTTCCGCCACGGCGCTGCAACCAATTGTCCAGACTCCTGCGTGCTTCGGTCATGATTTCGAATTGCACTCGCCTGCCCGTCTTTTGTTGGATCACCGTCGCGCGGTTACGGATAAGAGCTCCACTAACAACGTCACCAATCCTGAGCTTTACCAGATCACAGCCTCGTAGCTTGCTGTCGATTGCCAGATCGAAGAGTGCCCGATCACGCAGTCGATTGTGTTCATCGAGATAAAAACGGATGGCCCAGATATCTCGCGGTTTAAGGGGGCGTTTTGCCCCCACATTCTGGCCAGCATTCCATGGGCGCCGCTGGTGGACGGCAGGGTCAAGGTCTGAATGTCCCATAACACTTCTCCAATTGGCCGACATGGCCACCGGGAGAATATCGCTGTTCTTGGGACTAAGCGCTGACGCTGACATTGCTGATTTTTGAGCCGCCAATTAAGCTTAGCGAAAGTGGGCCTCCATTCGCATCGCGCAGTTGCAGCGTTGTTTCGTTGTTGTATCACGCCTATTTCTCCTTCCTGCATGAAACCCATGCAGGAGAATTCTTAATGGACCTGAAGCTCACAGATGCCCAACTGGATGCCTATCTGGCCCGGATTGGCGTCGCCCGGCCCGAGCAGGCCGATATCGCTGCGCTGAAGATGATCCATCAAAGGCATGCGCTTGGTTTCACCTGGGAAGCCATCGATTGTTTCATGGGCTGGCCCTCCAGCCTCGCGCCGCACACCACCTTCGCCAAGATGGTGGAAGGACGTAGGGGCGGCTGGTGTTATGAGATGAACGGGCTGCTAGGCGCGGCCCTGTCCGCCTGCGGCTTCACTGTGACGCGGCTCTGCGGTGGTGTCCGGCGAGCGGATATGGGCGATCTGGCACTCGGCAATCACCTGACGCTGCGGATCGACCTTGAAGAACCTTGGCTGGCCGAAGCGGGATTGGGCGATGCACTTGTCGATCCGGTTCCGCTCGTTATTGGCCCGATCGCCCAGAACGGGTATGATTTCGCGATAAAGCCAGCTGACGGCGACTGGCTGCGCTTCCATAATCATGCGTTTGGTAGCGCTCCGACCTTCGATTTTCGCCCCGACTATACCGACGAAGCCGCACTAGCCGGTTCTCAACGCTGGCTGATGGAAAACGATGCATCACCCTTCCGGGCCAATCTCGTGATCCAGCGACATTTTCCGGATCGGATCGAGAGCCTAGTGAATGCAACCTGGCGTACAATCTCGCCACGAGGTATCGTCGAGCGGCCGGTCGGCGACTTTTCCACGTTCAAATCCCTGCTCGAACATGTATTTCAGATCGATCCGCCGCGATGTGAAGCGATTTGGAGTCGTGCCAGCGTGAACTCTGACGCGTAAAATGGCCGCTGCCGCCAACATAGCAGACATTGGGCCGGTCGAAACGGCTCCCTGATACCTGCCCTTCATTCATCGGGCTGGCGTGCGGTAGCGGGCGACCTGACTTGGGACAAAGCCGCCATTACAGGAGCCGTTGGGCAACAACGGCTCTCGACATAAACGGACGTTCGAGCTTCTCGGCAAAATCGATCCATGCCTGAGTCATGGCCCAAGCTGTAAATTCGGAATTGTTTGCCCTATGTGGTGCTCAAGGAGCCATCTGCGCCGATCACGGTCGATGCGAGCGTCGAGGTCTTCGGGGAAGGATTACCTGGGTAAAAGCAGATGAAGTCACCAACTCAGCTCTCCGAGATCGAAAGCGCCATTTACCTGAAAATGACTCCCGAACTGCTGCGCTATTTCACGAGCCGCGCGGTGAAATCAGGCGAAAGCCGGAAGCTTGCCTTTGTCGAGCGTGACGGCCTGCGCTGGTACGACCAAGCCGAGCTCGACAGCTTCGACACCTACCTTCACGCCCCATGGCCTAAGAAACCCGGCGCCCAGCGGCCGCGCCTTCCTAAAAAGATCAAAGAAGCGATCATGCTCGAGGCCGCCGCTGCATGCCCCGTCTGCGGGCATGAAGCCTCGGGGGAAGCCGCACATATCGAGCCGGTGGCAAAGACGATGAGTCATCATCCCGGGGGCCTTATTTGGCTGTGCCCCAATCACCACACGGTAGTGGACAAGGTAGCGGTCGCGCACAACGTAAAGATGGAGACCGTCAAGGTCCTGAAAGAGGTATTGGTCGACCGCAAGCTCAGGGTTCTTAGTCTTGAACGCGCTGCCAGCAGCGGGTTCCTGCGGCTGATACGTCAGGTAGAAAAGCTGTCGGCAATGATCGACAACGCGGCTCTAAGCGAAGCCAAGCAAGGCTTGGAGGTCATGGCGAGCGTCGACTTTAAGGCCTTGGAGGAATCCGCCGACAAGCTCGTCGCCGACGAAACCAAGACCAAGAACGGCAAAAAGCCCGCCCCCCTACAGAAGCTGGCCTCTTCTGTGTCGAATTCCGCCAA
This genomic window from Caenibius tardaugens NBRC 16725 contains:
- a CDS encoding tyrosine-type recombinase/integrase; this translates as MGHSDLDPAVHQRRPWNAGQNVGAKRPLKPRDIWAIRFYLDEHNRLRDRALFDLAIDSKLRGCDLVKLRIGDVVSGALIRNRATVIQQKTGRRVQFEIMTEARRSLDNWLQRRGGTTVDFVFPSRIDYMGHLSTRQYARLVDEWVTTVGLNSREYGTHSMRRTKASLIYKATGNLRAVQILLGHTNIENTVRYLGVDVDDALTLSERTDI
- a CDS encoding arylamine N-acetyltransferase family protein, whose product is MDLKLTDAQLDAYLARIGVARPEQADIAALKMIHQRHALGFTWEAIDCFMGWPSSLAPHTTFAKMVEGRRGGWCYEMNGLLGAALSACGFTVTRLCGGVRRADMGDLALGNHLTLRIDLEEPWLAEAGLGDALVDPVPLVIGPIAQNGYDFAIKPADGDWLRFHNHAFGSAPTFDFRPDYTDEAALAGSQRWLMENDASPFRANLVIQRHFPDRIESLVNATWRTISPRGIVERPVGDFSTFKSLLEHVFQIDPPRCEAIWSRASVNSDA